The sequence CAGAGCTTGCATATTTCGAATGTCTTCATGAGCTTAAGCTTATCGTTGATCTTATGTTTGAAGGTGGGATCGCAGACATGAGATACTCTATCTCTAATACTGCTGAGTACGGTGACTATGTATCTGGTAAGAGAGTCATCAACGCTGAATCTAAACAAGCGATGAAAGATATCTTAACAGAGATCCAAGATGGTAGATTTGCAAAAGACTTTATCCTTGAAGGTCAAGCGGGTTACCCTCGTATGAATGCTGAGCGTAATAATGACAAAGATAAACTCATTACGCAAACAGGTAACAAGCTTCGTGCGATGATGCCGTGGATTTCAGCGAACAAGATCGTAGACCAAGAAACTAACTAATCTTTTCGTCAATTTGCATCCATCTTTGAATGATGGGTGCGGTCAGCTACGACCTGTAGCTTCCTTTACCCAAACATTCAAACCTGAATACAACTTAACAAAAATCTTCAGTTAGTTTTATTCTTAATGGACTTTTTTTATTCTATTTTATATCCCATTCTTAATGCTACTTTGTTACAATAGCTGAAATTTAAAACCAGTGGACTTCATGGCAAATCAACCCAAAAAAACAACTACGAAATCTTCTTCCAGAAAAAAATCGGTACAAAAGCGAAGACGCAAGAAAAGTACAAAGGGTTCTACTTTAAAAAAAAGTCTTTTTATCGTTCTAGGTGTTTTTTTGATGATAGCTATGGTGGTTTTTGGATATTTCTTGGGACAACTTGATCTGGCAGATGGTCAAAAGAGGACAACACAAACCTACAAGAGAGATACACGGGACAGTACAAATAAGTTTTTAGAGGAACTGTCGAAGATCAAAACAAAAAAACCTCGTGAAAAACAGGAGATCGTTGTTCAAAAGGCACCAAAGAGAGAAAAAAACAGTTCTGTCAAACCTCTATTGCAAAAAGAAGCGAATGAGGAGGAGGTGGTTACAAAAGATGAGATGCCAAAACGTATGATCACTCACAATGTACTATCTTCAGAGATCACGCAAAAGCCAAAACTCGTGATCATTATAGATGATGTCTCTACAAGAGATCAGATCAAACGTATACAGGCTACAGGCATCAAACTTACCCCATCCATATTCCCTCCATCAGAGCGTTCCAGCACTTCACATAGATTAGCAGAAGGTTTAGAACATTATATGATCCACCTACCGATGGAGTCTGGCACTGCACAATTTAACACACAGGCTAAAACACTCATCACGACTTTCAGTAAAGCAGAGATAGATGCCAGAGTGAATGAGCTGAGAGCTCTTTTCCCGACGGCACGTTATATCAACAACCATACAGGTTCTGTGTTCACTGACAATTATGCTGCGATGCGGAGACTTTATAGCGCGCTTAGGAAAGAAGGTTTTCTCTTTGTGGACAGCCGAACGACCGCTTCTACCAAAGTACCCATGATAGCAGAAGAATTCGGTGACGCTTATGTGGCGAGGGATGTGTTTATAGACAATCAACAAAGTGTGCCGTATATTCATAAACAGCTTCAAAGGGCAGTGAAAAAGGCGAAGAAAAAAGGGTATGCCATCGCTATAGGGCATCCGCATAAAATAACCATGAAAGCACTTTCAAGTGCAGCAGCTATTTTTAAAGGGATAGAAGTGGTGTATATGGATGAAGTTTACCGATAATATGTACCTCAAGGGTATTTCCTTCTTTTAGTCAGGGCACAATATGAATTGACATACTCTTTTCAAAAGTATGACAATATGTAATATTTTTAATGCCGGATATGCCACTATGATATCATGGGTGTAAAAAAGGCACCCTATGAGTCAGATACTCACCCAACATATTCCTGCTTTGGAGGGCATGAAGAAGTATCCCTCTTCACTTTTTTACAAGGGGAATCTGGAACTGCTGCAGCGACCCAAAGTCTCTATAGTGGGAACAAGACGACCCTCAAACTACACACGACAGTGCACCTATACACTTGCCAATGCTTTAGCCAAACGAGGGGTTTGTGTGGTCAGTGGTGCAGCGATGGGTGTTGATACAATTGCTCACGCTGGAGCAGGAGAAGAGAATACCATCGCAGTGGTAGCCAACGGATTGGATATACGCTACCCTGCGGTTAATCAAAGTCTTATAGCGGGTATAGAGACCAAGGGACTTGTGCTTAGCCAGTTCAATGACGGGTTCAGAGCCACAGGGTGGAGCTTTGTGGTACGAAATGAGCTGGTCGTTGCACTCGGGGATATTCTGATCGTTACAGAGGCTGATCTCAATAGCGGTTCGATGCGTTCGGTTGAGTATGCGTTAAAGATGGGCAAAGAGATCTTTGTACTTCCGCAAAGACTTGACGAAAGTCTGGGTACGAATCAGTTGCTACAGACAAAGAATGCGATAGCCATACATGATATAGAGACATTTGCATCTATGTTTGGAAAGGTTGCGGATGATGGGCTGGAAAAAGATGATTTTTTTTATTTTTGCCAAAAGTCACCAACGTTCGAAGAGAGTCTTAAAGAATTTGGAGACAGGGTCTATGAAGCAGAGTTTGAGGGGATCATTACGATACAAAATGGTATCGTAAGACTCTCTTAGTGAAATATGCCTCTCCTCTGCAAGAGGAGAGATAGATTATTTGGCTGTTTTGGAGAGTTGAGAGATGAGTTCTTCGAGTGACGCTTCTGGAAGCATACCTGCTTGTACAAACTGTACATCACCTTTCGTGTCCATGGCTACCAGGAAAGGAATACTCCCTCTCCATTGTGCTCTTTGCTGAATATAGTTTACCAATTCAGGTGCTTTCTCTTCGGAGACCACAATGTAGTTCATCCCTTTCTCTTTTGCAAAGGCTTTGACCTCTTCATGGGTATAGCCTTGTACTTCGATAGAGACAATGGCCAATGTCTCTTTATATTTTTCTTGAAGCTTGATTAAATGTGGAATGGAAGCGAGGCAAGGGGGACATTTATGTCCGAAAAATTCTAAAAATATGACTTTCCCTTCAAGGCCCTTAATGTTCAGACCCTGCTCTGTACCTGAGACATCATAAGTTTTCCCCATGATGTCAGTCATGGTCATTTCTGCTAAATACCTTTTATCTTCAGCTGCGTGTGCATAGGTGAAGAGTGACAAGAGCAGAAGGGATATGGTGAATAATTTTTTCATAAAATGTGCCTTTATAGATGATTTTATAGATTATACACATTATACATTATGAAGATGTAAAAATCGTGTAATTGGTTCGATTTTATCAAAAAGATTTTTTCAAAGAGCACCATAGTTATGTAAAAGGGGAGGGAAAAATGATATGAGAGACAGACCTAATAAATATCAGGGGAGAGAAGTCCATCTCTTTATGATGCTCTTGTAAAAGTATTATAATGATATAAGGTTAACTGAATACTAATAGAAGAAAACATTATAAATAAAAAGGGATAAAAATAGATTAAGTATTTTTCTAAGAGCATCTTTGGGACAAGGAGAAAATGTTTTTAAAAGGAGTCCTAAAATACTTTATAAAAGGGAGGGGGAAGATTTTAGGTGTCCCTCGATGCTCTTGTAAGCGTAGTGTAATACAGGAAGGTTAACCGTATGCAAATAAAGAGTAGTTACACTATAATAGTAAGATAAAATAAAGGATATTTTTTATGATAAAAAAATTTTTATGGCTGGGTCTGTTTTTCTTTACGTATACATGGGCACAAGAGTTGTCTCTTGAAAAAAGAATAGGCCAAATGCTTATGGTCGGTTTTCATGGTACACATGCATCCAAAGAGAGTCAGATCTGTAAAGATATAGAAGCTTATAACCTCGGAGCGGTGATTTTATTTGATTATAACCCGGTAGATAAAAATAAACCAAAGAATATTGCCACAAAAGAACAACTGGCCACTCTGACCAAAGAACTGCAGGCATGCAGCAGGGATGGGAAACTGCTCATCGCTGTAGACCAGGAGGGAGGAAAGGTACAGCGACTTAAAAGCAAATACGGTTTTTACGGTAGATTTCCCAAAGCTTCAGATGTGATCAAAATGGATCAAAATAAAATAAAAGAGACCTATATAAAAATGAGTGAAGAACTCAGCAGTGTAGGGATCAATTACGATCTTGCTCCTGTCGTGGATCTGGATATCAACAGGAAAAACCATGTCATTCATGGTTTAGGACGCTCCTTTGGAAAAGATCCTAAAGTAGTAGCTGCATATGCCTCTGCATTTATCAATGCGATGCACAGCAATGGTGTACTTACTTCCATCAAGCATTTTCCCGGACACGGCTCTTCGGTCGGTGACACCCACAAAGGTTTTGTGGATGTGACGAACCTTTGGCAAGAAACTGAATTGGAACCGTATAGACTTTTAAAAGAGAAGGCAGATACCGTCATGGTTGCCCATGTTTTTAACCAAAAGATAGATGAAATCTATCCCGCCAGTCTCTCTTACAAGACGATCACAAAGCTGCTGCGCTGGAAACTGGGCTATCATGGCGTGGTGATCACGGATGACCTTCAAATGGGTGCGATCAGTCAAAAGTATGGGTTGAAAAATACACTTAAACTGGCGATCAATGCAGGAGATGACATCTTGCTGATAGGAAATCAGCTTGATCCTAAAAAAACAGTCAGCACAAAAACACTGGTCGAGACGATCAAGTCACTGGTGCAAAGCGGAGAGGTGACAGAGGAGCATATAAACAAAGCATATAAGAGAATTCAGGGATTAAAGAAGAGACTTTAGTTTACTATTTCCCAAGCCATCGTTCCAAGATGATCTTTGCAGCAATCGAATCGAGCTTCCCATCTTTTTTGTGCCTGAACTGGCCCATTGTCAGTTCTTTGGCTTCAACGCTTGAACTCTGTTCATCCTGATAGGCGACCTCTATATCCAGATCAAGCAGTGAAACAAAATGTTTGATACGTCTCTCCATCTCTTCAGAACTTTGGGCATCTTTTGGCAGACCTACGATGAGTTTTTCTATCTCCCACTCTTCTAAAAAAGTTTTGACATCCCTTGCAGCTTGATTACGGTTTTTACGCAGGATGGCATTTTGAGGTATGACGATACTCCCATCAAGGCATATCGCCACACCTATACGTTTAAGTCCTACATCTATACTGGCTAATTTCATAATGAAATTGTACCAAAACTTTTAGTATCTTCTTTAAATCGCATCTGACATCTGTATAAAAACTATCAAGTTATGTATAAGTTTTGGCACATATAAAATATTATACTTCTAAATAAGTAAAAAAATAAAATCCTTCGATAGAATTGTAGTAGGGAAATGTCAGCATGGAGAATATTAAATTATGATAATAAGGTAATATCGTATGCATTTGAACAAAATAAGTATGGTCATTGTAGGCTTCAGTAGTATAAGTCATGCACAGATAGACCAAGGTGTAGGATCGGAAGTTTTCTGGCTATGGATCGCTCTCTTCACTTTGGGGATAGTAGGTATAGCTATATTATTTGTTACATCTTATCAAACACAGAAGTTGAAACAGTTTTACAAGTCCATGTTCGAAAAACAGTTAGAGATGGAAAGAAATCAAAATCTCTTACTTGCCAATATGAGTGAAAATGTTCACAATATTGCGAAAGAGACACTCGAAGAAAGCCAACAACTCTCAAAAACATCCACAAACAAAGATACAGTTTTAGGAAACACTGAAAGCAGACTTTTAGATGTTACCCATGATCTTCTGGATTTTCTCAGGTTAAAATCAAAACAGGTTGAGATAGTCAATGAAGCGTTTAATATCAATAACGTATTGAACGAAGTGTCAGGATCTATATGTTCACAATTTTTGGGCAGCAAGGCCGAACTTATTTTTGATATACATAAAAATGTTCCACGACACTTGGTGGGAGACTCCCTGCATTTAGGACAAACACTCAAAAGTATACTTGAATACCTGATGGGGCAAGTGGATCTGGATGAAGTGAAACTGGAAGTTTCTATGTTTGATTCATTTGAAGAAGCAGTGGAACTACAGTTCCAATTTACCGATAAAGCCAAAGGGATCGATCCTAAAACATTAGAAAATCTATTTATACCTTATTATGATGTCGATACGGGTAAATACGTAGGTTTAGGTCTTTTTGTCGCCAATGCATTGGTGGATATGATGAAGGGGAAACTGACAGTAGAGAGTATAGAAGAGAAAGGGAGTACCTTTACGCTGACTCTGCCTTTTGACATAGTGAACAAGTCAGATCAGCGAAGATACCGCCTGCCTGAGAAAACATTGATAGAGAAAAAGGTATTTATTGTTGACAGTAATTACAATTCGGCGCTGGCTGTCAAAAGAATGTTCACCTATTTCAGACATGAGGTGACGGTGCTTTCTAAAAAAGAATTCATGAAAACCATGCCCAACCTCACCTCTTTTGATATCGTTATTTTGGAGGAAGGTCTCTTCGATATCAGGTTAATCGAGTACCTCAATAGCATCAAGATGGATAAAGAACTGAAAGTGATTGCGCTTCACTCATTGCTTGTATCAAATCAAAATAAAATTGAGGATGAGGTGATCGATGCACACCTCTTTAAACCACTCAATCAAGAGCGTGTTTTTGAGATGATCGTCAATATGTATGATATTAAAGTACCTGACTATGAAGATGAAGAGAAGAGTGAAGTAAAACAGGCACTAACCTACAGAAAAGATATGATAGAGACAAAAGGTGTCACCCAACACTCTTTTAAAGCTTTTTCCGGGAAAAATATTCTGCTGGTAGAAGACAACCTCATTAACCAGAAAGTACTGCTTAATTTGTTACATCTTTCTGAAATGAATATCAGTGTTGCAAACAACGGAAAAGAAGCGGTTGATATCGTGCAGAAGAGCGAGGTCCCATTTGACCTGGTGCTGATGGATATCAATATGCCGATCATGGATGGTTTTGTAGCAACTCAAAAGATTCGTCTTGAGAGTCAGTATGATGCGATGCCTATCGTTGCCTTTACAGCATTGGTCTTGGAAAGCGAAATAGACAAGATGTTCAACTGCGGTATCAATGCATTTTTGGCAAAACCGCTTAATATAGGTAAACTTTATACGGTATTCTCTACCTATCTTGGTGATGAAGACGCTGAGAAGAAGGAAGTTGAGCTCAAAGAGACGCTTAGTTATCAAGGGATCAATATTCATGAGGGTATCACCCATGCCAATAACAGTGAAACCCTCTACCGTGAAATACTAAAAGAGTTCACGACAGCCTATGGTACCAGCGATGAGATCTTCACCAAATTGATCAAAGAACACCGATATGAACAGGTAAAGATGTTATGTATAGATATGAGAGGATTGACAGGCGCTATCGGTGCAGAGGAGATGCATGCTTTGATCAATGATATACTGCATCAGATCCTCTACAAGAAGTATGATCTACTTGCCAGTTATGATGAGAAGTATAAATCTGGGATACAGACATTAAATCGTTCTATTGAGCAGTATATTGCAGCCGCATGATCGCGCTGCTTGTCATTAACGGATCTCTGCAATAAACGCATCTTTTTGGATCTGTGTTCGGATCTGTTCCAAAAGGGCTACGGCATCGGCTCTTTGTCTATAGGGCCCTATAAGAAGTTTGGTGATCTCTTTGCCATGGAGAGGAAATGCGATGAGTTTATAGTGGTATCCTGCTCTTGTAATTTTATGAAGCAAAGCATCCTGCGGTCTTCCGGAGAAGGAACCCACCTGTACATAAAAATTACCTAAGCCATGTTTCTGCGTGACTTTAGGCAACGCAGTGACAGGATCAACCTTGGCCTTTAAAGTCTCTTTTGTTTTCCATGGTTTGGTGTTGTCCATTGCGATCTTTTCTTTTGCATCAGGCAGATATCTTCGACAGATACGCAGTCTTTTTTTATAATAGGGTGAGGTATTGAGATTGGAGTAGACGATCTCGTATTCGGTGGTGCTTGCATGGGTAAACCAGCCGTTCCCCAGGTACATACCTACATGGGTGATGTTACCTTTGGGATGTTTCTCTGTATCAAAGAAGATCAGGTCACCATAGACCAGCTCATCCATTTTGATCTCATTCCCGTTTTTTGCCTGCTCTCTGGCAACACGTGGTATCTCAATGCCCATACTGCCGTAGAGATAGTAGGTAAATCCGGAACAGTCAAACTGATCAGGCCCTTCCTCTGCCCACACATAGGGCTTCCCCTGGAGTTCTTTCACCATTTTGTCAAGATTCTCTTTAGTGGGTTCACACTTTATCATAGGTTTTTGAATCGCATAATTGGGATTTTTAGGATGAGGATCGGGTTTACACCCGTTAAACAGAAGTATGAGTGTAAAAGTGAAGGAGAGAGAGGTGATCTTTTTCATGGTTTTACTATAAAAGCATACATTTAAATTCACTTGATGAACGCTTTAGCTCGGCACAGCTTTTTTAGGTAGTTTCATACCCGGTTGCCAGGGTGTCGTATAGCGTGAAGTCGTAATTTCCATCTTTTGTAAGGGGACATCGCAATTCATATATTTTGCACGTTCATCTTCACTCAAATAGCGTTTACATACTTTCATACGTTTGACGTAGATGGGTTCTTTCTCAAAGTGACTGACAGTCACCTTTCTCTCTTTGCTGCTGGCATGCGCGAACCATCCATCCCCAAGATAGATACCTACATGGTTGATCCTTTTACTTCTTTTGTTAGGCGGACCAAAGAAGATAAGATCACCGTAATGGAGGTTTTGAAAGGCCACTTTTTTCCCCATTTTTGCCTGTTCTCTGGCTACACGGGGGATATCTATCCCCATGGAACCGTAAATATTATAGGTAAGCCCTGAACAATCAAAGGCATATGGGCCTTCTTCTGCCCAGACGTAAGGTTTCCCAAGATAAGAGTAGAGTAGTTCTTGAATGTTATTTCTGTTGGGACTACAGGTTTTTTCAGGTTTGATGATGTCATAATTGGGATAGCTGTAGGGCTTCTTCTGTGCACACCCGTTCAAAAGAAACAGGGTTGAAATGAACAATAAAATATATTCCCCTCTCACTTTCACAGCTACTCCTTTCTAAAGTATTAACATTGCGTCCCCATAGGAGAAAAATCTGTACTTTTTCTCTATGGCCTCTTTATATAAGTCTAACGTTTTTTTTCTTCCAATAAAAGAAGAGACAAGCATGATAAGTGTGCTTTTAGGTAAATGAAAATTGGTGAGTAGATAGGTGACTCTTTGAGGCGGGTTGGAAGGATTTAAGAAGAGGTCACACTCCCCGTGCGTTTTTTTCGTACGTGCATAATACTCGATCGTTCTAGTTACTGTTGTACCTATGGCCAAAACAGGGGTATCACTGTCAAGCACTTTTGCAGAGCTTTCAGGGATTTCAAAATATTCAGAGTGCATCGGGTGGTCGAGTATCTCTTCAGCCTCGACGGGCTTAAAGGTCCCTGCACCCACATGGAGTGTCACTGTATGTGTTTTATGTCTCGCCTCCAATGCCGAGAAAAGTTCAGGGGTAAAATGCAATGAAGCTGTAGGGGCAGCAACGGCACCGGCATTTTTGGCAAAGAGTGTTTGATAGTCTGACTCATCTTCCTTACTGTCTTCTCTTTGCATATAAGGCGGCAAAGGAATGTGTCCTATAGCATCAAGCACAAGCACCAACTCTTCAAAACGTATCTCTTTGCCATGATGCGTAAATGTCACGATACGTGAACCGTCATCATTCAACCCGGTCACCGTAGCCACAAGTTCATCATCAAACAGTAGTTCAGTGCCTACTTTCACCTTACCTCGGATGAGTACAAGATAGTGGTGTGCATCAAGAGGTTTATTAAAAAGAAGCTCTACTTTACCTCCACCCTGATTGTTGAGAGCTTTTTTCTGACCAAAAATACGTGCTTTAATGACACGCGTATCATTGAGAAATACATCACACTCCTCAGGCAGAAAATTCAGTAAATGTTTAAACGTAGTGTGGGTGACTGTATCGGTTTTTCTATTATAGACGAGCAGTTTTGCATGGTCTCTGGGGTGCACGGGTGTCGTAGCTATGAACCCTTCGGGGAGTTCATAGTCATAGTTTTTTGTTAGAAGTTCTTCATTCATATAGAGGGTTATAGCGTGCTTTGGGCGGTTTCTTCATCTTCATCAGCCTCTTCATCCTCATCTTCAATGTGCGGGTTGACCACACGTACGATAAGAATAGAGAGACCATAGAGTAGAACAAGCGGTGCAGCCATAAGAAGCTGTGTCAGTACATCCGGCGGTGTAAGCAGTGCTGCCACGACAAAGATGATCAGTACGGCATATTTGAAAAAGTCTTTGAGTGTTTTATCTGTAACAAGTCCGAGAAGGGCTAAGAAATAGGCAAATACCGGCAGTTCAAATGCGATACCGAATCCCATCATGATCTTTGTAAAAAAGCCGACATAGTCTTCAATATTGATCAGCGGTGTATAGAGAAAAGAACCAAAGGTAATGAGGAACTGAAATCCAAACGGTGTCACGACATAGTAGGCAAACAGTACACCTACAAAGAACATAATGGAGCCGCCTATCACAAACGGGAGGATCATCTTTTTTTCATTACTGTACAGCCCGGGTGCAACAAAAAGCCAGATCTGATAGAGTATGAACGGCAGTGCCCCCAATAGTCCTGCAAAAAATGAAACTTTCAGTGCGACAAAAAATGCACCACCGACCTGGTGGGTCGTTACCATACCCTCAGCAGCCTTTTTTGAAAGGTGTGCGACTTGGTCTAGAGCTTCATTCAAAGGTGCTGTGATCCATGCCAATATCGCTTCATGAAAGAAAAATGCAATGATAAAGGCAATAAATACCGAGAGTACAGAGAGTCCGAGTCTTTTTCGTAGTTCAACAAGGTGGGGTCTGAGTTCACTAAACATTATGCATCACCTTCAGGTTTGTCTGTTGTTTCATCCGTCGCTTCTTTTTTCTTTTGTTTTTTGGGCTTTGTAAATGTTACCGTGTCATTTTTCGCCTCAACCTGAGTGGCAACTTTATCGTCTTCTTTCGATGCTTCTTTTGTCTTAGGCTCATTTTCATGAGACTCTTTTGTGATCGTTTTAGGAGACTCGGTTGAGATCTCCTCCTCAAACTCATCAAAATCTATGTTTTTAAAATTTCTCAGTTCGTTCGTTGCTTCATCCAGTTGTTTCTTATAATTGAGTGCTTCTTCTTTAAGGTCTGCGATCTTCATCTCTTCTTCAAGAGAACTTTTTGCCTCACTTACAGTCTTTTTTACACCTTTGATAAATTTCGCGACCTCTATCATCGCTTGAGGTAGTTTATCCGGCCCCAAAAAGAGTATAGCAACAATAGAAATAAGAAGTAACTCAGTAAAGCCGATACCAAACATAATATACCTTGTAATTTAATTGCTGTATTTTATCAAATTATCCTAAAATGTAGAGTGCGAGTTCGTCACTCAAGAAGAAATTATCGTTATAGTAATGTGTAGCATCGCAACGCAGTTTCTCTTTTTCACAAAGGATATCCGCTTTTTTTATCATCGCCTCTGTAAGAAGCGCTTTCTCTACACCCACACTGCTGCGCAAGCCTAGAAAGATCTTTTCTGTCAGGAGTTCATCCGGGGTGAGTAGCTCTTCGGTGATGCGAAGGGGATCTGCAACATAGGCTTCGATATCGGTTTGGGGATAATAACGCCTATTTTTTAAAAATCCCACGGCACCGGCCCCTGCACCTATATAGTTTTTGAGTTCCCAGTACCCTCGGTTATGTCTGCTTTGGTAGGTACCGAAGTTTGAGATCTCATAGGCCTTAAATCCCCGTTTTTCTATCTCTTCTGTAACGAAAAAAGCAAGATCCTCATTTTCCTGCCTCACCTCAGGGGTCATGGAAAACTTTGTACCGTCCTCTATGGTAAGTTCATAGGCAGATATATGATCAATAGGCAGAGAAAAGGCTTCCTTGATGTCATTTAAAAGCATCTCTTTAGTATCACCCCGGTAGTTGTATATCAGATCCAAAGAGAGATGTACAAACCCAAGCGCTTTAGCAGTCTGTACGGCTTCTTTGGCCTGTTTCGGATTGTGTGCGCGGTTGAGTGCTTTGAGCTTCTGTGCATGAAAACTCTGTACCCCGAAACTGACACGGTTCACACCAAGCTTTTTCATGCCCTCAAGCCATGCTCTGCTCGCAGAGTTGGGGTTTGCTTCTGTGGTGATCTCCGCATTTTTTTTCAGGTAGGGATGAAGCAGTTCAAAGATGGGTGCATAGAGTTCAGGCTCTACCGTTGAAGGTGTACCCCCGCCTATAAAAAGTGTTTCTACAGTGTGCGGTTTGACATCAAACCGTTTGAGTTCAAACGTGAGTTGCTCATAGAGCGCTTTCATATATTTGGACTGGGTTTCGAATTTGTCGACATATGTGTTAAAGCTGCAGTAGTTGCACTTAGAATCACAGTAGGGGATATGAAGATAAATTAGCAAATAGTTTTCTCACTTTTCAAATGTTTGTAACCGCAGTTTAGATAGAATAATATCAGAAAATTAGGAATGTATCGATAAACTTTAGTCAATTTAAAGTGAAAATACAATTTGGCACTGATTATCAAAAGAGACCTGTCTCTTTGCCTGCTTTGGAAGGAAAGGAGGCACAGTGCTAACGCAATAAAACCATTTGAGCTTTGTTGCGTCCTATGGAATTAGATAGTGAAATGAGTAAAAGTATGCAAAAGAAAAAGAGCTATAGGCCCAATGTTGCAGCTGTCATACTCTCTCCCAAATATCCGGACAAGTGCGAGTTTTTTGTAGCACATCGAAGTGATATCAAGAACGCGTGGCAATTTCCTCAAGGAGGTATCGATGAGGGTGAAACACCTCGAGAAGCATTGAAACGGGAATTGTTGGAAGAGATAGGCTGTGATAATGTAGAGGTACTAGGGGAGTTTCCGGAATGGATTACCTATGACTTTCCTAAAAAATCACGAGGTAAAACATACCCTTTTGACGGGCAGACACAAAAATATTTTTTGGTACGCCTTAAAGAGAGCGCAACCATCAATCTACAGGCGTATGATATTCCTGAGTTTGAAGAGTATGAGTTTGTAGAGTATGAACAGTTATTTAAAAAGGTGACCTACTTTAAACGTAAAGTCTATCGTAGGGTGATCGATTATTTTATAGAAGAGGGTTTGATATAGATGTTAGTTGTACATAAATATGGTGGTACAAGTGTTGGAGATTTGGATCGTATCGAAAATGTGGCCAACCGTGTAGTAAAAGCAAGAGAAGCCGGTAATGACATTGTGGTCGTTGTCTCTGCAATGAGCGGCGAAACCAATAAACTCATAGGCTATGCAGAGCACTTTACGAAGAATCCTGCAAA is a genomic window of Sulfurovum sp. XGS-02 containing:
- a CDS encoding C40 family peptidase, with protein sequence MKVRGEYILLFISTLFLLNGCAQKKPYSYPNYDIIKPEKTCSPNRNNIQELLYSYLGKPYVWAEEGPYAFDCSGLTYNIYGSMGIDIPRVAREQAKMGKKVAFQNLHYGDLIFFGPPNKRSKRINHVGIYLGDGWFAHASSKERKVTVSHFEKEPIYVKRMKVCKRYLSEDERAKYMNCDVPLQKMEITTSRYTTPWQPGMKLPKKAVPS
- the queA gene encoding tRNA preQ1(34) S-adenosylmethionine ribosyltransferase-isomerase QueA, encoding MNEELLTKNYDYELPEGFIATTPVHPRDHAKLLVYNRKTDTVTHTTFKHLLNFLPEECDVFLNDTRVIKARIFGQKKALNNQGGGKVELLFNKPLDAHHYLVLIRGKVKVGTELLFDDELVATVTGLNDDGSRIVTFTHHGKEIRFEELVLVLDAIGHIPLPPYMQREDSKEDESDYQTLFAKNAGAVAAPTASLHFTPELFSALEARHKTHTVTLHVGAGTFKPVEAEEILDHPMHSEYFEIPESSAKVLDSDTPVLAIGTTVTRTIEYYARTKKTHGECDLFLNPSNPPQRVTYLLTNFHLPKSTLIMLVSSFIGRKKTLDLYKEAIEKKYRFFSYGDAMLIL
- the tatC gene encoding twin-arginine translocase subunit TatC: MFSELRPHLVELRKRLGLSVLSVFIAFIIAFFFHEAILAWITAPLNEALDQVAHLSKKAAEGMVTTHQVGGAFFVALKVSFFAGLLGALPFILYQIWLFVAPGLYSNEKKMILPFVIGGSIMFFVGVLFAYYVVTPFGFQFLITFGSFLYTPLINIEDYVGFFTKIMMGFGIAFELPVFAYFLALLGLVTDKTLKDFFKYAVLIIFVVAALLTPPDVLTQLLMAAPLVLLYGLSILIVRVVNPHIEDEDEEADEDEETAQSTL
- the tatB gene encoding Sec-independent protein translocase protein TatB codes for the protein MFGIGFTELLLISIVAILFLGPDKLPQAMIEVAKFIKGVKKTVSEAKSSLEEEMKIADLKEEALNYKKQLDEATNELRNFKNIDFDEFEEEISTESPKTITKESHENEPKTKEASKEDDKVATQVEAKNDTVTFTKPKKQKKKEATDETTDKPEGDA
- the hemW gene encoding radical SAM family heme chaperone HemW: MLIYLHIPYCDSKCNYCSFNTYVDKFETQSKYMKALYEQLTFELKRFDVKPHTVETLFIGGGTPSTVEPELYAPIFELLHPYLKKNAEITTEANPNSASRAWLEGMKKLGVNRVSFGVQSFHAQKLKALNRAHNPKQAKEAVQTAKALGFVHLSLDLIYNYRGDTKEMLLNDIKEAFSLPIDHISAYELTIEDGTKFSMTPEVRQENEDLAFFVTEEIEKRGFKAYEISNFGTYQSRHNRGYWELKNYIGAGAGAVGFLKNRRYYPQTDIEAYVADPLRITEELLTPDELLTEKIFLGLRSSVGVEKALLTEAMIKKADILCEKEKLRCDATHYYNDNFFLSDELALYILG
- a CDS encoding RNA pyrophosphohydrolase, whose product is MQKKKSYRPNVAAVILSPKYPDKCEFFVAHRSDIKNAWQFPQGGIDEGETPREALKRELLEEIGCDNVEVLGEFPEWITYDFPKKSRGKTYPFDGQTQKYFLVRLKESATINLQAYDIPEFEEYEFVEYEQLFKKVTYFKRKVYRRVIDYFIEEGLI